TTTGGAAAATTCTGAGTAATCTTATGTTGACATGTAATAAACTTGTGTATGGGCATTTTTAGTGTATGTAAGTATAACATTGTTTCATTCACAGCACATACAATTTGTGTTTTTGTGAATGGACACTAGTAGTACTTGTATGGCGATTTTTATTTGTTACAAATACTGTTATATTTCATTCACAGCACATACAATTTGTGTTTTTGTGAATGGACACTAGTAGTACTTGTATGGCGATTTTTATTTGTTACAAATACAATAccgttattattatttatttcattgcaattcttataatttatttattggtcACAAATAAAATACTCATTGAAAaggtgaatattaataatttttaaaattgtaataattttttcactATTCTCGTATCAGGATAAAAAATCAGCTTCGTgttcaataattaaatttatgtaGCAGCTTAACTTAGGAAAAAGACAAAAGAGAtagtagttaagattgtaaatggaagtgagagaaaaaataataaagaaataatagagaaataatattttaatagaataaaaaatttatagggaatgagatgtatgagttttttaaaagacagttcttctatataccACCAGCACGAGTAGCCGTTGGGGAATTGGTTGACCACATCAGccgatatattattaaaaaaataattaaataaaaaaaaaaagaggacaaAAACAACACGGAGGGAAATACAAAATTCTTTATTCAtctctttcatctttttattcaaCACCCAAGAGATAAGTTCATCTCTTTCGTTTGTTGAGGTAAGTTCATCTCCTTCTAAGTCTATCATCTTCTCTTTCATCTTGTTGTTCAACACCCAGGAGGTAAGTTCATCTCCTTCGTCCGTCTGTTGAGGTAAGTTCATCTCCTTCGTCCGTCTATCATCATCTCCTTCATTTTATTGTTCAACACCTAGGAGGTAAGTTTATCTCCTTCGTCTGTTGAGGTAAGTTCATCTCCTTCTAAGTCTATTCTCATCTCCTTCATCTTGTTGTTCAACACCTAGGTTTATCTCCAGTACCTCCATTAATGGAGGATAGACTTAGAAGGAGATGAACACCCAAGAGGTAAGTTCATCTCCTTTATCAATTTGAGAGAGTGCCGTTGTCATTGGTCTGTGTGTTAGAGACTAGACCTTGGAACCTCGGTCTAGTCCCTAAAATTGGGTTGTCATTGCCTTGGTTTTCTTTGTGATGACCAATTGCCTAAGCCCTCTTGCTTGGACTTTGAACAATAATGGCAATATATAATGGGAATAATGAgttcctaggttgatgaaggAATGATGTTTAGTGATGAAATGACAATGATGATGAGTTTGGGTAATCTATGAGATGGATAagggtgtttgatgcaatgtggaaTGGCTAGgaggttgcccttgatgttggggATACTTAAAAGATGATTAGGATTGGTAgggtgaagtgtagctagggttttgtgtggtggctaAGGATGATTTCTAGATTGGAATAGATGGACTAGGGTTGGAGTCTTTGGATGAGATACTAGGGTTTGAGAATGATGTGGAAGaatgaggctagggtttggtgcCTAGGGTTGGCCGAATATGTTGATGGTTAATGTGATCCCTAAAATGTAGGATCAAGAATGGAAAGGTTCGGTTTTGCAAATTGGAGGAAAGTCTTGATTGActtgagtgattctagggaatgAGAGATTTGAGAGATTGGATATGGTAGATGAGATAGAGTTTGAATGAGTCAAGAGTTGTTCCTTGAGTTTAGGGATTTAGGAATAGAGAATTGGATTTTAATATGTTAAGATAGGATTTGGATATGGCAAGATATTGTTAGTCTTTGGTTGACTTGAGAGATTCTATGAATTGAGAGATTTTAGGTATTGGTTGAGTGATTGGAGGGATTAAGTGATTCTAAGGAAATTCTTAGGATTAAGAGATGGACTAGGATAAGATAAAGAATATAGGATTTAAATATGGCAAGAGATAGAGTCTTTAGTTGACTAGGTGTATGGAAGgagttgagagatttaagggatgagtgattataaaaaagttcctagaattaaggAATTGGAGATTGAAGATAGATTTGAATTATATAGCTAAGGTAGCTAGGGATAATCTTAAATGGTAAGATGCATGGGAGTTGTTAGGAACTGAAAGTTTGACTAAGACAATTGATGTATTTCAAATTTGGGAGGAATTGGAAGATGGAAGATGAGTTCCTAACTTATAGGAGATGATTTAAGGAGTGGTAGCATTTTGGAAGGATAGAGATGATTGAGGGACGATTCCTAAGTGGCAGAAATCTATCAAGGAAAGATAAGATTTGGGTTTTGGTAAGTGAAGAAGGTCTTAGTTGACTAGAGTGATTTTAGGAAGGAGTGATTTGCGGGATTGATTGAATGATTAGATGAATGGAGAGATTTAAGGGATAAGAGATGGAATGAAATTTCCTAGGATCAAAGGATTGGGTGGTTTGAGTGATTTTAGGGATGAGTCAACTTTCCTAAGATTACGGAAGTTACCAAGTGAGACTCTTGAAGGATGGCTAGGGTTTATGGAAGACAAGTGTTTTGACTAGGGTTTATGGAGATGATGGAGGCTAGATATAGTAAGTGACTAATATGGAAAGATGGTGGTAAAGGAATCTCAGCATGGTGAATGGATTGGATGAAGGGTGGCTAGGGTTAGGATTTCTAGAGTTTAGGAAATCTTTATGGAAGGTTAGGATTACTAAATAAGGCAAGATTTGTGTATGGCAAGATGGAGGCTAAGTAGATTTCTGTTAGAGCTAATGGCTATGATGGATGAAGTGTAAATATAGGATATGGACAACTGGGGCAAACACTATAGTGGTCGAATTATAGTGTATGGATGGATTGAATGGGGCAATGGAAGTATATGGATGAACACACATGAACAAGATGGATGAACAATATGGGTGAACAAGATGGatgaacaagaaagaaaagtatAAACAAATGATGAATAGACTCAACAAAGGAATATGAAAACTCTTTTTATGGTTTATAAggatattttgatatgcaagaaaatatatgaacatcAAGGACAAATGAAGAACACGATGAACAAGTGATAAACACTCAAAaacaaagtgaacaaaagatagccaattcaactatgactcacgaattgcacatagatgaaatTAACctctttattaataaacttgaaaataacaaagataacAACAACTTAGATTCATGAATTGCACAGAGATGAAATTAACCTCTTTATtgataaacttaaaaataacaaagataacaacaacttggattcaccaattgcaccaagttgcaagaacaatataagttgaatcacacctattcacaaattgcaaggtgatgatcATCTACTTGGGATTCCCGAATTGCACCCAaatagcccaagtggtaagcaCCGAAagatgatctcaagaacaagtctacccATTTAGAGAATTTGCCATaggttcaaaagatgtaaactaaatgcctaaaggtcctatttatagagaatacaaAGTGAAAACCCTAATAGGTCCCttgataaataaaagtaaataaaataaataaacaagtgatAGTGGTGTGGAATCCATTAGGGCCTATGACATTGGCCTTTGATGGCCTTGGCTGGCCCATGCATACCTAGGACCATGTCCTAGGGCGGTTTTTTATGGAGTCTTGACACTATGCCGGTGGTCGTTGTCGTGGATTGCCAAATCTGCTGAAGGTGGTCGTCATGGGTAGCTGAATCTCCACTGGGCAACACCTCAACATAATAGTAAGGCTCAATTCCAAGCTTGCTTTCTTCAAACACCGTCTCCACATTATACCCATTTCAGATAATATATCCTGATCTCCGTAAATCACttcatcaaaaacaaaaactagagcaaaaactaaagaaaattcaagagataaaaatgtaaagaaaaatgtcTATTTACAACTGGCCACATAGGACGTAGTGCCCCCGTGGTTCCCCTAGCCGATTGCAAATAgactttttctttgaaagattagtaaaatttaggacaaaatttttaGAATGATGTATTTGAAATAAGGAACTGGAGAACTGGAGCGGAGATGGTGTTCCAATTATCGATCTGGTGCTGCAGAACTGGAGTGGAGATGGTGTTTTTATGGTGCCAATTAGACGGTGAAGATCGAGGAAAATGTGCTATTCCTTTGACAAATGGCAACAACTGGCCCTCACTTGGAGGATAGTGTCTACTGTCTACTCTTTCGTGATTTGGCTTTCTCCAAACTTGGGCTCACCCTTAaaaggtaaaaaagaaaaatcttgaaatttGCTTCGCACAGAAAATGTCGTAAGAGCTTGATCATGTCATAatataattaagtaattaaatttactttttcagAATCGTAGCTTTGTAATATTTTGAGaggtttgaatttagagatgaatttagataatttacaaataataaaataaaaattaaattatttattatattttatataaaaatttaaaaaattattttaaaatttaaaaaaattaaattttttttatattatataaaaattgagataaattgacgtgaattttaaatgcaaactCTCAGCCTGTGCTGAAAACCGCAGCCGCTCTTGTGCGCTACTAGTCAGTCTACCACGTTAAACACACAAAattcatccttaaaaaaatggaTCACGTATTTTGATATACCAAAAATATAGTACGACTGATACTTATCCACAGAACCTGAAATCTTCTCACTCGCTCAGATCACTCTCACGTGCCAACAcacagagagtgagagagaagacAAACACTGGTTGCCTTTATAGTGGGCATGACACCTATAAGAGTCAAAAGAAGATAGAATCTAGTCAGCACTTATCCACAGTCTACACCCTTATTCTCTTTAGCATTCCCACAACTAGTCAATCTTTAGCCGGCCGCGGCGTCCCCTCGCAACATCCACTACTAGCTTCCGTTCAAATATTCATTTAAATCAACCACTCTCTCACGCCCACTCTGCAGATTTCGTTTCCATGGCTTCCTCGTTTCAGTTCCTTCTTCTTGGTTCCTCCTTTTTGTACCTTACCTTCGTATCTCTAGCTCAGACTTTTCACTCCCCGAACGCCCTGGGCTTCTCCATCACTAAAGATGTCAATACCCTCCAGTACGTGACCACAATTCTTCATGGCACTCCTCTTGTTCCCATCAAGCTTGTGGTTGATCTCGGCGGCCCATTCCTGTGGACAGATTGTGCCTCCAGATACGCATCTTCTTCTAGCCGTCCGGTCCCTAATCGCTCGATCAAGTGCTTAACCGCAAAAGCCCATGTTGTTGGGAGTAAGAATTGCCTCTCTGGTGCCCAAAAGTGTGagattttcccagaaaacaggaTCACACGACTGGGCGCACGAGGAGAACTGGTAGAAGGCACCATAGCCATCCAATCTGGAGATGATTCAAAGGCCGCAGGCCCGACCGCCACCGTCTTCCAGCAATTCCTCTTCTCCTGTGCGCCCACGTTCTTACTGAATGGCGTAGCTAGCGGTGCCCAGGGAATGTTAGGACTCGGAAGGACTCGTATTTCTCTGCCGTCACAAATCTCCTCGGCCTTAGGCACTCACCGGAAATTCACCATCTGCTTATCATCATCGGAGGGCATCATGGTATCCGACCAAGGGCCTGATCATCATGGGTCTATTTTTGGCCCCGAAATCTCAAGGTCGCTAACGTACACACCCCTTGTCACTAACCAAGGTGATAATATGTTATCAGAATACTTTGTTGGCATCAAATCTATCAGCATAGAAGGCAAGAGGCTATCACTAAATGCATCGCTGCTATCATTGGATGGAGAGGGCGTTGGAGGGACCAAACTAAGCACTATTGTCCCCTGCACCACAATGGAGAGCACAATATATGCCACATTCATCGAAGCATATATCAAGGCTGCGTCTTCCATGAACATGACTAGGGTGGCATCTGTGGCGCCTTTTACGCTTTGCTTCAGCTCGAAGGGAATCGAGGGCGGGCAGTCGGGGCCAAAAGTGCCAGTTATAGATTTGGTGCTGCAGAGTGAGATGGTGAAGTGGAGGATTTTGGGTGGAAATTCTATGGTCCGGGTGAACAATGAAGTGATGTGCTTGGGATTTTTGGATGGAGGTTTGAACCCAAGGACTTCGATTGCGTTGGGGGGATATCAGTTGGAGGATACTTTGTTGCAGTTTGATTTGGGTAGTTCCATGTTAGGATTTAGCCAGTCTCTGTCGATGATGCAAGGTTCTTGTAATTCCGTCTTCAAATTTGACTCCAGGCCTATAGATCAGTCGTTGTAAATGATTTTCTCTGTCTTCCAATCTCTTCCAATATGGGCTTGGTAGAATTCTTCTCCAAACCcactaatttttcttgtattaatGCGagcaaacaaaatatataatgcTTTAGGTTGTTCTTGATGGACCAATTTGAATTAAGTTATATTCttagaaaagttatattgattacAAAATTAGGAAACTTGTATCGATAAGATTTTCCAATTCCATTGCTTTTGAGTATGTAAGATAGATGACTGttacattttataatatcttatataaagttttattgtaatatgttgttttattttgtccTTAGATGTAATTACACTCATTTCACTTTACCCTTTCTAGTATAAATACCTTGTATCATTTTACAATATTCATTAATTCGGAATATACACAGAAGTATTCTTTACATGTGTTTTACATTTAATATGGTATCAGATTTCTAGAAGTCTTCTTCTGCACGCCTTTTTCGCGATTTTTCCCCTTTCGTCTTCCTCTTTCTCATGGCTCTAAAACTATCCATAGAAGAAACATCCAATCCTTTCTTCCTTCATCTAGGAGACAGCCCTGGTACCGTTCTTGTTACGCAATCCTTAAATGGTGATAACTATCACTCATGGTGTCGATCGATGCACATGGCGCTCTCTGCGAAGAACAAGTTAGGGTTTGTCGACGGATCCATTATCAAACCTTCAGATCCTGCCAATACGACGCTTCCTTCTTGGCGACGCTGTAATAATATGGTAATATCGTGGATTCTCAACTTTGTTTCATATGAGATTTCTGCTAGTATTCTCTATATTAATACGGCACATGAGATCTGGAATGATCTCAAGGAGCGATTCTCTCATAAGAATGGCCCCCATATTTTCCAATTACAAAAGTCGATTTCGACTTTCTCAAGGTCAGTTGACTGTTAGTGCATATTTTACTAAGCTGAAAGGCCTTTGGAATGAATTAATCAATTACAAACCTCTTCCGGTTTGTTCTTGTGGAGCTGTTCACACACTTAATTCTTATGTTCAACAAGAGCGCATACTTCAATTTCTTGTTGGATTGAATGAGTCCTATACATCTGTTAGGGCTCAGATCCTTTTAATGGATCCTCTACCTCCTCTTAACAAGGTTTTCAGCCTTGTTTTACA
Above is a genomic segment from Juglans microcarpa x Juglans regia isolate MS1-56 chromosome 1D, Jm3101_v1.0, whole genome shotgun sequence containing:
- the LOC121242015 gene encoding probable aspartic proteinase GIP2; translation: MASSFQFLLLGSSFLYLTFVSLAQTFHSPNALGFSITKDVNTLQYVTTILHGTPLVPIKLVVDLGGPFLWTDCASRYASSSSRPVPNRSIKCLTAKAHVVGSKNCLSGAQKCEIFPENRITRLGARGELVEGTIAIQSGDDSKAAGPTATVFQQFLFSCAPTFLLNGVASGAQGMLGLGRTRISLPSQISSALGTHRKFTICLSSSEGIMVSDQGPDHHGSIFGPEISRSLTYTPLVTNQGDNMLSEYFVGIKSISIEGKRLSLNASLLSLDGEGVGGTKLSTIVPCTTMESTIYATFIEAYIKAASSMNMTRVASVAPFTLCFSSKGIEGGQSGPKVPVIDLVLQSEMVKWRILGGNSMVRVNNEVMCLGFLDGGLNPRTSIALGGYQLEDTLLQFDLGSSMLGFSQSLSMMQGSCNSVFKFDSRPIDQSL